A stretch of the Bradyrhizobium sp. CCBAU 53351 genome encodes the following:
- a CDS encoding branched-chain amino acid ABC transporter permease: MSRTIAISCCAAAALFAAGPLLLGEGGLRFATECLLILAMAQMWNLLAGYAGLVSFGHQVFVGIGAYGLFLISDTFDLSPYWVLPVAPLACAVVASVIARPLFRLREAYFSIAMWVFSEIIAALVMKAGWLGGTSGLPLKSSRLIDLDWFEPVLFWIAAALALGTIGGLFLLMRSGFGLGLMSVRDNDLAAMSVGVDVQRNRFIVFVLSAAGCGLAGAVSFLGNLYVSPAAAFDVNWVVYMMFIVMIGGIGTLEGPVIGTVIFFGLRELITDQLGLSAGWYLVALGLVAVIVMLWSPRGLWPPLRDRFGLKLLGVGRTAPVTPDLASLADKAGQLG; encoded by the coding sequence ATGTCGAGGACGATCGCGATCTCCTGTTGCGCCGCCGCCGCGCTCTTCGCCGCGGGTCCGTTGCTGCTGGGCGAGGGCGGTTTGCGCTTTGCGACCGAGTGCCTCCTGATCCTCGCCATGGCGCAGATGTGGAATCTGCTGGCCGGTTATGCCGGCCTCGTGTCGTTCGGCCATCAGGTGTTCGTCGGGATCGGAGCCTACGGGCTGTTCCTGATCTCCGATACGTTCGACCTGTCGCCCTACTGGGTGCTGCCCGTCGCGCCGCTCGCCTGCGCGGTGGTCGCCTCGGTGATCGCGCGGCCGCTGTTCCGGCTGCGCGAGGCCTATTTCTCGATAGCGATGTGGGTCTTCTCCGAGATCATTGCGGCGCTGGTGATGAAGGCGGGGTGGCTCGGCGGCACCTCCGGCCTGCCGCTGAAATCGAGCCGGCTCATCGACCTCGACTGGTTCGAGCCGGTGCTGTTCTGGATCGCGGCCGCGCTGGCGCTGGGCACGATTGGCGGGCTGTTTCTGCTGATGCGATCCGGCTTCGGTCTCGGTCTCATGAGCGTGCGTGACAACGATCTGGCGGCGATGAGCGTCGGCGTCGACGTGCAGCGCAACCGCTTCATCGTCTTCGTGCTGTCGGCGGCCGGCTGCGGCCTGGCCGGCGCGGTCTCCTTCCTCGGCAATCTCTATGTCTCGCCGGCGGCGGCCTTCGACGTGAACTGGGTCGTCTACATGATGTTCATCGTGATGATCGGCGGCATCGGGACGCTCGAAGGCCCAGTCATCGGCACGGTGATCTTCTTCGGCCTGCGCGAGCTCATCACCGACCAGCTCGGCTTGTCCGCCGGCTGGTACCTGGTTGCGCTGGGCCTGGTCGCCGTCATCGTCATGCTCTGGTCGCCGCGCGGGCTGTGGCCGCCGCTGCGCGACCGCTTCGGCCTCAAGCTTCTCGGCGTCGGGAGGACGGCGCCCGTGACACCCGACCTCGCGTCGCTCGCCGACAAGGCCGGACAATTGGGATGA
- a CDS encoding amidohydrolase — protein sequence MREIKTSADTLFRNGRIYTVDREQPWASCAAVKAGRFVAVGEESDVRSCVGRDTNVVDLGGRTAMPGIIDIHNHIMMGGQADLYELRFPSSHSISEIAAAVKEAAAKTAPGSWIVGGQFGNDLLSRLNTDAAAAELNAASLGHPVLLRDDSYHNRWASAEALRIAGVGAETQNPVDGEIGRDLASGGLTGLMVEAASGIIERALAKAGHYTPEMDRAAVARSIGVLNSFGVTGFVDAASMQPILAALKGLDDRGELSAWAVCAMPIIEPGFMFGTAGEELFALRDQYRSAHVKPDYAKMFLDGVPGAKTAAFHEPYVADPVRGCCFRGTTMLTVPELIRWLGKCETLGLAAKIHCAGDAAVTQALDAIDVVRAFNGPTALIHHIAHASYITPDDIPRFADLGVAADLSPIIWFPTVFLEAHKAAMGAERAQRFWPNRDLKIVGALMAGGSDWPVIPNPDPWHGIEGMVTRRNPAGDFPGASLWPEQALDLETVIEIYTINAARAAGLGKITGSIEVGKSADLIVLDQALFDIPADQIAETNVEMTFFEGRKVYERGL from the coding sequence CGCGGCGGTGAAGGCCGGACGCTTCGTGGCCGTCGGCGAGGAGAGCGACGTCCGATCCTGCGTCGGCCGCGACACCAACGTGGTCGATCTCGGCGGTCGCACCGCCATGCCGGGCATCATCGACATCCACAATCACATCATGATGGGCGGGCAGGCCGATCTCTACGAGCTGCGCTTCCCGTCGAGCCATTCGATCAGCGAGATCGCCGCCGCCGTGAAGGAGGCGGCCGCGAAGACCGCTCCCGGAAGCTGGATCGTCGGCGGCCAGTTCGGCAACGACCTCCTGTCCAGGCTCAACACCGATGCCGCCGCGGCCGAGCTCAATGCTGCGAGCCTCGGGCATCCCGTGCTGCTGCGCGACGACAGCTATCACAATCGCTGGGCCAGCGCCGAGGCCTTGCGGATCGCCGGCGTCGGTGCGGAGACGCAAAATCCCGTCGACGGCGAGATCGGCCGGGACCTCGCGAGCGGCGGCTTGACCGGGCTGATGGTGGAAGCCGCCTCCGGCATCATCGAGCGCGCGCTCGCCAAGGCCGGGCACTACACGCCGGAGATGGACCGCGCCGCGGTTGCGCGGTCGATCGGCGTGCTGAATTCCTTCGGCGTCACCGGCTTCGTCGATGCCGCCAGCATGCAGCCGATCCTGGCCGCGCTGAAGGGCCTCGACGATCGCGGCGAACTGTCGGCCTGGGCCGTCTGCGCCATGCCGATCATCGAGCCCGGCTTCATGTTCGGAACGGCAGGCGAGGAACTGTTCGCGCTGCGCGACCAGTACCGCTCCGCCCATGTGAAGCCCGACTACGCAAAGATGTTCCTGGACGGCGTGCCCGGCGCCAAGACGGCCGCGTTTCACGAGCCCTATGTCGCCGATCCCGTGCGCGGCTGCTGCTTCCGCGGCACCACCATGCTGACGGTGCCGGAGCTGATCCGCTGGCTCGGCAAATGCGAGACGCTCGGGCTCGCGGCCAAGATCCATTGCGCGGGCGATGCGGCGGTCACGCAGGCGCTCGATGCCATCGATGTGGTGCGCGCGTTCAACGGACCGACCGCGCTGATCCATCACATCGCGCATGCGAGCTACATCACGCCCGACGACATCCCGCGCTTCGCCGATCTCGGCGTCGCCGCCGATCTCTCCCCGATCATCTGGTTTCCGACCGTGTTCCTCGAGGCGCACAAGGCCGCGATGGGCGCGGAGCGGGCGCAGCGCTTCTGGCCCAACCGCGATCTCAAGATCGTCGGCGCGTTGATGGCCGGCGGCTCCGACTGGCCGGTGATCCCGAATCCCGATCCCTGGCATGGTATCGAGGGCATGGTGACGCGGCGCAATCCCGCCGGCGACTTTCCCGGCGCCTCGTTGTGGCCGGAACAGGCGCTCGACCTCGAAACCGTCATTGAGATCTACACCATCAATGCCGCGCGCGCCGCGGGCCTCGGCAAGATCACGGGATCGATCGAGGTCGGCAAGTCCGCCGACCTGATCGTGCTGGATCAGGCGCTGTTCGACATTCCTGCCGACCAGATCGCGGAGACCAATGTGGAGATGACCTTCTTCGAGGGTCGCAAGGTCTACGAGCGAGGCCTATGA
- a CDS encoding branched-chain amino acid ABC transporter permease — protein MAWIETLVNGALLGGLYGLLGIGLALVFGVMRLVNIAHGEFMVLAAYLAVILVALFPQVHPLFVLIPVVIAAFAVGYLYQAVIMNRVARAPDPLAPLLLTFGVSIVLRNLMVEVFGADVRGLQLGELSRASIRLFGLSIGVMPLLTLIAAVLLFLLLQWALKRTAFGRIVRATADRRDIVRMFGVKPDLVYNYVMGLSLALGAIGGVLLAVRSSFTPFSGVERLLIAFEVVVLGGIGSFWGALLGGIVLGMAQLAGLKWDANAGLLYAHLLFFVMLLIRPAGLVASRA, from the coding sequence ATGGCCTGGATCGAGACGCTGGTGAACGGAGCCCTGCTGGGCGGTCTCTATGGCCTGCTCGGGATCGGACTTGCGCTCGTCTTTGGCGTGATGCGCCTCGTCAACATCGCGCATGGCGAGTTCATGGTGCTCGCAGCCTATCTCGCCGTGATCCTGGTTGCCCTGTTTCCGCAGGTCCATCCGCTGTTCGTGCTGATCCCCGTCGTGATCGCGGCCTTCGCGGTCGGCTATCTCTACCAGGCTGTGATCATGAACCGGGTGGCGCGGGCGCCCGATCCGCTCGCGCCGCTGCTATTGACCTTCGGCGTCTCCATCGTGCTGCGCAACCTGATGGTCGAGGTATTCGGCGCGGACGTCAGGGGCCTCCAGCTCGGCGAGCTCTCGCGCGCGAGCATCAGGCTGTTCGGACTGAGCATCGGCGTGATGCCCCTGCTGACGCTGATCGCGGCGGTGCTGCTGTTCCTGCTCCTGCAGTGGGCGCTCAAGCGCACGGCCTTCGGCCGTATCGTACGTGCGACCGCCGACCGGCGCGACATCGTCCGGATGTTCGGCGTCAAGCCGGACCTCGTCTACAACTACGTCATGGGCCTGTCGCTGGCGCTCGGCGCGATCGGCGGCGTGCTGCTCGCGGTGCGTTCGAGCTTCACGCCGTTCTCCGGCGTCGAACGCCTGCTGATCGCCTTCGAGGTCGTGGTGCTCGGCGGCATCGGCTCGTTCTGGGGTGCGCTGCTCGGCGGCATTGTGCTCGGCATGGCGCAGCTCGCCGGCCTGAAATGGGATGCGAATGCCGGTCTGCTCTACGCGCACCTCTTGTTCTTCGTGATGCTGCTGATCCGTCCCGCGGGTCTTGTCGCGAGCAGGGCCTGA
- a CDS encoding ABC transporter ATP-binding protein has product MSLLEVEGLNVFHGDLQAIFALAFSVAEREAVALVGANGAGKTTFLRALVGLIDSKRGSVRFDGDDIVDTPAERIARLGLGMVPEGRMLFDTLTVEENLLMGQVSKRPGSWTLRRVFDLFPALEERRNHMPRQLSGGQQQMVAIGRALMCNPRLLLCDEISLGLAPVMVEQIYGAFNDIRKEGTALVLVEQDVKRAASASDRIYCLLKGRVSLTANAGDVSVAELTQAYFGM; this is encoded by the coding sequence ATGAGCTTGCTTGAGGTCGAGGGACTCAATGTCTTTCACGGCGACCTGCAGGCGATCTTCGCGTTAGCCTTCTCGGTTGCCGAGCGCGAGGCGGTCGCGCTCGTCGGCGCCAACGGCGCCGGAAAGACCACGTTCTTGCGCGCGCTGGTCGGCTTGATCGACAGCAAACGTGGCAGCGTCCGGTTCGACGGCGACGATATCGTGGATACGCCCGCCGAGCGCATCGCGCGGCTGGGTCTCGGCATGGTGCCGGAAGGGCGCATGCTGTTCGACACGCTGACCGTCGAGGAAAATCTCCTGATGGGGCAGGTGAGCAAGCGGCCGGGATCATGGACGCTGCGGCGCGTGTTCGACCTGTTTCCGGCGCTTGAAGAACGGCGCAACCACATGCCGCGGCAGCTTTCGGGCGGGCAGCAGCAGATGGTCGCGATCGGGCGCGCGCTGATGTGCAACCCGCGCCTGCTGCTTTGCGACGAGATTTCGCTGGGCCTCGCGCCCGTGATGGTCGAGCAGATCTATGGCGCGTTCAACGATATCCGCAAGGAGGGCACGGCGCTGGTGCTGGTCGAGCAGGACGTCAAGCGCGCAGCCAGTGCGAGCGATCGCATCTACTGTCTGCTGAAGGGGCGCGTGTCGCTGACGGCGAATGCCGGCGACGTCAGCGTCGCCGAATTGACGCAAGCCTATTTCGGGATGTGA
- a CDS encoding ABC transporter ATP-binding protein yields the protein MVEVLRVAGLSKSFGVIRVADDLDFALAHGECLGVIGPNGAGKSSVLNLIVGLIKPDGGSIMLDGRDITHVPAHRRVRLGIGRAFQIPQPFPHLTAYENVLVAATYGGGLHGAVASDWAMDVLRRTSLAGKADRIAGALPLIDRKRLEFAKALASKPRLILLDEIAAGLTEPEVERLIEIIAGVKADHAMIWIEHIPHALRAVADRILVLNFGRKVLDGQPGEVMESRTVKEIYMGLTDELA from the coding sequence ATGGTCGAAGTGCTGCGCGTTGCAGGCTTGAGCAAGAGTTTCGGGGTCATCCGGGTTGCCGATGACCTCGACTTCGCGCTCGCGCACGGCGAATGCCTCGGTGTGATCGGACCCAACGGCGCCGGCAAGAGCTCGGTGCTGAATCTGATCGTGGGATTGATCAAGCCGGACGGCGGTTCGATCATGCTGGATGGCCGGGACATCACCCATGTGCCTGCGCATCGGCGCGTTCGTCTCGGCATCGGTCGGGCCTTCCAGATCCCGCAACCGTTCCCGCATCTCACGGCTTACGAAAACGTGCTGGTGGCGGCGACCTATGGCGGCGGCCTGCATGGCGCTGTGGCGAGCGACTGGGCGATGGACGTACTGCGCCGCACCTCGCTCGCCGGCAAGGCCGATCGCATCGCGGGCGCCCTGCCGCTGATCGATCGCAAGCGGCTCGAATTTGCCAAGGCGCTGGCCTCGAAGCCGCGCCTGATCCTGCTCGACGAGATCGCGGCGGGACTGACCGAGCCGGAGGTCGAGCGGCTGATCGAGATCATCGCCGGCGTGAAGGCCGATCACGCCATGATCTGGATCGAGCACATTCCGCATGCCTTGCGCGCCGTCGCCGATCGCATCCTCGTTCTGAATTTCGGCCGCAAGGTGCTCGACGGCCAGCCGGGAGAGGTGATGGAGAGTCGCACGGTCAAGGAAATCTACATGGGATTGACCGATGAGCTTGCTTGA
- a CDS encoding ABC transporter substrate-binding protein, which yields MSETTKFTATKVGGGKITRRSLLKAAGTAGLAAAGNVPLVNIAGAASSTIKIGWCGCLSGVRAAFAEPDPWIHERMKSLVKDGLKIGGKNYAVEFVIKDNQSDANRSSVVASELVLRERCDLILVEDGDAEIPIGELADARGVPTISTMLPWQGWMFPRKSTPDKGFPYTFHFFWGADDVVKNFVGMWQSVETNKKVGTLYIDNPAGTAFSDQKLGLPAGIRQAGFQEVTTGSFQIATDDFSNQVSTFKNAGAEIVSGFAYGNHWVTLWNQAAQAGFKPQICTVAAAFLFPSAVNALGDRGDGMSTEVWWTPAYPFKSSLTGQSAAELAAEWEKTTGRQWTQPIGYAHALWEVGFAALRNSDPKDKNSLRDAIAGLDLETVVGQVKFKGSPIKNVAVTSLSGGQWRKSKGGKSPYELLIVHNGTAPFIPKQADLALLSKLA from the coding sequence GTGAGCGAGACCACAAAGTTCACAGCGACGAAGGTCGGTGGCGGAAAGATCACTCGGCGCAGCCTGCTCAAGGCCGCCGGAACCGCGGGCCTGGCCGCGGCCGGCAACGTGCCGCTGGTGAATATCGCGGGCGCGGCTTCGAGCACCATCAAGATCGGCTGGTGCGGCTGCCTGTCCGGCGTGCGCGCCGCCTTTGCCGAGCCGGATCCCTGGATCCACGAGCGGATGAAGAGCCTGGTCAAGGACGGCCTGAAGATCGGCGGCAAGAATTATGCGGTCGAGTTCGTCATCAAGGACAATCAGTCCGATGCCAACCGCTCCTCGGTCGTCGCCAGCGAGCTCGTGCTTCGCGAAAGATGCGACCTGATCCTGGTCGAGGACGGCGACGCGGAGATCCCGATCGGTGAGCTCGCGGACGCGCGCGGCGTGCCGACGATCTCGACCATGCTGCCCTGGCAAGGCTGGATGTTCCCGCGCAAGTCGACGCCGGACAAGGGCTTCCCCTACACTTTCCATTTCTTCTGGGGCGCCGACGACGTCGTGAAGAATTTCGTCGGGATGTGGCAGTCGGTCGAGACCAACAAGAAGGTCGGAACGCTCTATATCGACAATCCGGCGGGAACGGCGTTTTCCGATCAGAAGCTGGGCCTGCCGGCCGGCATCAGGCAGGCCGGCTTCCAGGAGGTCACGACCGGCAGCTTCCAGATCGCGACCGACGATTTCTCCAACCAGGTCTCCACCTTCAAGAACGCGGGCGCGGAGATCGTCTCCGGCTTCGCTTACGGCAATCACTGGGTGACGCTGTGGAACCAGGCCGCGCAGGCCGGCTTCAAGCCGCAGATCTGCACGGTTGCGGCGGCCTTCCTGTTTCCGAGCGCGGTCAATGCGCTCGGCGATCGCGGCGACGGCATGTCGACGGAGGTCTGGTGGACGCCGGCCTATCCGTTCAAATCCTCGCTCACCGGTCAGAGCGCGGCCGAGCTCGCGGCCGAATGGGAGAAGACCACCGGCAGGCAATGGACGCAGCCGATCGGCTATGCCCACGCGCTGTGGGAGGTCGGCTTCGCGGCGCTGCGCAATAGCGATCCCAAGGACAAGAATTCGCTGCGCGATGCCATCGCCGGCCTCGACCTCGAGACGGTCGTCGGCCAGGTCAAGTTCAAGGGCAGCCCGATCAAGAACGTCGCGGTCACCTCGCTGTCCGGCGGGCAGTGGCGCAAGAGCAAGGGCGGAAAGTCGCCCTACGAGCTCCTGATCGTGCACAACGGCACCGCGCCGTTCATCCCGAAGCAGGCCGATCTCGCCCTGCTGTCAAAGCTCGCCTGA
- a CDS encoding GTP-binding protein has translation MTRAPLIPVTVLTGFLGSGKTTVLNHLLRQPGMDGTVAVINEFGEVGLDHLLVETSEERFALLDNGCVCCSVREDLVALLEDLSSREAAGTLPPIRRVLIETTGLADPVPVLHTLMTAPGVVARYRIDGVVVTVDAVNALRSLDHHAEAVKQIAVADRILLTKADLAEADSLAGVEQRIRTINPTVSVMPVNHGSIAPNTLFGAGLFAPEARSDQVASWFAAATTAHAHASHHHDHHAHDSRISSFSFVVNEPIRWAAFSRWLDYVAALKGDDLLRFKALVNVADRPQGPVVVHAVQHVLHPPIGLGNWPSDDRSSRLVFIVRDIAAEAIERTLARFGEISRESITRPAA, from the coding sequence ATGACCCGCGCGCCGCTCATTCCCGTGACCGTGCTGACCGGCTTCCTCGGCAGCGGCAAGACCACGGTCCTCAACCATCTGCTGCGCCAGCCCGGCATGGACGGGACGGTCGCCGTCATCAACGAGTTCGGCGAGGTCGGGCTCGATCATCTCCTGGTGGAGACGAGCGAGGAGCGATTCGCCCTGCTCGACAATGGCTGCGTCTGCTGCTCGGTCCGCGAAGACCTCGTCGCTCTCCTCGAAGACCTGTCGTCGCGCGAAGCCGCCGGGACGCTGCCGCCGATTCGGCGCGTCCTGATCGAAACGACGGGCCTCGCCGACCCCGTGCCGGTGCTGCACACGCTGATGACCGCACCCGGCGTTGTTGCCCGCTACCGGATCGACGGTGTCGTGGTCACCGTCGATGCCGTCAACGCGCTCCGCTCGCTCGATCATCATGCCGAGGCGGTCAAGCAGATCGCGGTCGCGGACCGTATCCTGTTGACCAAGGCCGACCTCGCCGAAGCCGATTCCCTTGCGGGTGTGGAACAGCGCATTCGCACGATCAATCCGACCGTGTCGGTTATGCCTGTGAATCACGGATCGATCGCACCGAACACTCTGTTTGGAGCGGGGCTGTTCGCGCCTGAGGCGCGGTCGGATCAGGTCGCAAGCTGGTTCGCAGCCGCAACAACGGCACACGCACATGCCTCCCACCATCACGACCATCATGCGCACGACTCGCGTATCTCCTCCTTCAGCTTCGTCGTGAACGAGCCGATCCGCTGGGCCGCGTTCTCGCGCTGGCTCGATTACGTCGCTGCGCTGAAGGGTGATGACCTCTTGCGCTTCAAGGCGCTGGTCAACGTCGCCGACCGGCCGCAGGGGCCGGTGGTGGTCCATGCCGTGCAGCACGTGCTGCACCCGCCGATCGGGCTGGGCAATTGGCCGTCGGACGACCGCAGCTCGCGCCTCGTCTTCATCGTCCGCGACATTGCCGCGGAGGCGATCGAGCGCACGCTCGCCCGCTTCGGCGAGATCAGCCGCGAGAGCATCACGCGGCCGGCGGCGTGA